Proteins from one Lewinella sp. 4G2 genomic window:
- the alr gene encoding alanine racemase translates to MEANYHPDNLAELYACYAGFDLVVDSRRVTRPKQTLFFALPGRKTHGVSFVEDLGKAGVEHFVIPISHKNEALPQVLNMDGAHRVTFATDPVEVLQALAAHHRAQFDIPVVGITGSNGKTIVKDWLSQILSKQFKVCASPRSYNSQIGVPLSVWQLRPEHEVAVFEAGVSATGEMGKLARIIQPTLGVFTHFGAAHDDGFANREEKLREKLSLFSATQFVVVNEAHREVRKALKGSNLELVHQGNGLDQLVIDGRELDIALPKLPRIYRENAYSALTAAYWLGMEPEALRNASSKLLPLKNRLEQTAGLHGGPVINDSYSNDLDALAAALQFAANQGSSGKVQLILGSLQPYHLPTSPGTRGSALMNLLEEYVDTLMLVGDEHEAGIRDRATATFPTTEALLNGLDELAFNSLPILVKGASHQQLGRVAKALSRHQHRTNLRIDLGAIQHNFRTYQQRVDAKMIVMVKASAYGGGSLPIARAVAEAGADYLAVAYTDEGRELRRGGVQLPIMVLNPEREEFAEMLDFDLEPVVASVNDLRHAGELGLPVHWELDTGMARLGMPLEKAADSIRFAPKMPVVNSIFTHLVASEATEHDHFTREQFAGFQREARRITSALGYTPLLHVLNSNGIARWPKLQLDAVRLGIGLYGIGDATLATELQPALRLTTRVALLRNYPAGTTIGYNRRGILKRDSLIATLSIGYADGLPRLAGEGEFSVLINGQAAPTVGAVCMDMTMVDVTDHDPHLLREGIEAVIFGPEHPVELLAAAARTIPYEILTGIGQRVHRIYVRE, encoded by the coding sequence GTGGAAGCGAACTACCATCCCGATAATCTTGCCGAGCTCTACGCGTGTTACGCGGGCTTCGATTTGGTCGTCGATTCCCGGCGGGTTACGCGCCCGAAGCAGACGCTTTTCTTCGCACTGCCCGGCCGCAAGACCCACGGCGTTTCCTTCGTCGAAGACTTAGGTAAGGCGGGTGTCGAGCATTTCGTTATCCCAATTTCCCACAAGAATGAGGCGCTGCCGCAGGTGCTAAATATGGACGGAGCGCACCGGGTGACGTTCGCCACGGACCCCGTGGAAGTCCTCCAAGCCCTCGCCGCTCACCACCGGGCCCAGTTCGACATCCCGGTCGTGGGGATCACCGGCAGTAACGGAAAAACCATCGTCAAGGATTGGCTGTCCCAGATACTGAGCAAACAGTTCAAGGTATGTGCCAGCCCCAGGTCGTACAATTCCCAGATTGGCGTCCCCCTCTCCGTGTGGCAGTTGCGGCCGGAGCACGAGGTGGCCGTCTTCGAAGCGGGCGTTAGCGCAACGGGGGAGATGGGAAAGCTGGCGCGGATCATCCAACCCACGCTGGGGGTATTCACTCATTTTGGCGCGGCCCACGACGACGGATTCGCCAACCGGGAAGAAAAATTGCGGGAGAAACTTAGCTTGTTTTCCGCGACCCAATTCGTCGTCGTTAACGAAGCCCACCGGGAGGTACGCAAGGCGCTGAAGGGTAGTAACCTGGAATTGGTGCACCAAGGCAACGGCCTGGACCAATTGGTCATCGATGGCCGAGAGTTGGACATCGCCCTGCCTAAGTTGCCACGGATCTACCGGGAGAACGCTTACTCCGCCCTTACGGCCGCCTATTGGTTAGGAATGGAGCCGGAAGCCTTACGGAACGCCTCCAGCAAATTACTCCCCCTGAAGAACCGGCTCGAGCAGACCGCGGGATTGCACGGCGGGCCCGTCATTAATGATAGTTATTCCAATGATTTGGACGCGTTGGCAGCGGCCCTCCAATTTGCTGCAAATCAGGGTTCTAGTGGGAAAGTGCAACTCATTTTAGGAAGTTTGCAACCGTATCACTTGCCCACTTCCCCCGGCACCCGCGGCAGCGCCCTGATGAACTTGCTGGAAGAATACGTGGATACGCTGATGTTGGTGGGGGACGAGCACGAGGCAGGAATTCGGGATCGCGCGACCGCTACTTTTCCAACCACGGAGGCGCTGCTGAATGGTTTGGATGAGCTCGCTTTCAACAGCCTGCCGATCCTGGTGAAGGGCGCCAGCCATCAGCAACTCGGGCGCGTCGCCAAAGCCCTCAGCCGCCACCAGCACCGGACGAATCTGCGCATCGATCTCGGCGCGATCCAGCACAATTTCCGGACCTACCAGCAACGGGTAGATGCAAAAATGATCGTGATGGTCAAAGCCTCCGCTTACGGTGGTGGTAGTTTACCAATCGCCCGCGCCGTGGCGGAAGCTGGTGCCGACTACCTCGCCGTGGCCTACACCGACGAGGGCAGAGAACTGAGGCGAGGCGGCGTGCAACTCCCCATCATGGTCCTCAACCCGGAACGCGAAGAATTTGCCGAAATGCTGGATTTTGACCTGGAGCCCGTTGTAGCATCCGTAAACGATTTACGCCATGCTGGTGAACTGGGCCTACCCGTTCACTGGGAGTTGGATACGGGCATGGCGCGCCTGGGGATGCCGCTGGAAAAGGCCGCCGACAGTATTCGTTTCGCACCAAAAATGCCCGTGGTGAATTCCATCTTTACCCACCTCGTGGCGAGTGAAGCAACGGAACACGACCATTTTACGCGCGAGCAGTTTGCGGGTTTCCAGCGGGAGGCCAGACGTATTACCTCGGCGTTGGGTTACACTCCACTACTGCACGTACTAAACTCAAACGGTATCGCCCGCTGGCCGAAGTTGCAGTTGGATGCCGTCCGCCTCGGCATCGGTCTGTACGGGATTGGCGATGCGACCCTGGCTACGGAACTACAGCCGGCCCTCCGCCTCACGACGCGCGTGGCCCTGCTGCGTAACTACCCGGCCGGAACGACTATTGGCTACAATCGCCGTGGCATCCTTAAGCGCGATAGCCTGATTGCCACTCTCAGCATCGGCTACGCCGACGGTCTGCCGCGCTTGGCGGGGGAGGGTGAATTTTCCGTTTTGATCAATGGCCAAGCAGCCCCCACGGTTGGTGCCGTCTGTATGGACATGACGATGGTGGACGTGACGGACCACGACCCGCACCTACTGCGGGAAGGGATCGAGGCGGTCATCTTTGGTCCGGAGCATCCGGTTGAATTACTGGCAGCGGCAGCCCGGACGATTCCGTACGAGATATTGACGGGGATTGGGCAGCGGGTGCACCGGATTTACGTGCGGGAGTAG
- a CDS encoding AAA family ATPase translates to MIETPPQETATNQGVRARTEQLLTSLTAGLYERDKAMGLALLTAVAGESIFLLGPPGVGKSLIARRLKYAFRDGVSFEYLMSKFSTPDEVFGPISIKKLKDEDKYERLTDRYLPGANIVFLDEIWKAGPAIQNALLTILNEKIYRNGEEDVKVGIRGIITASNELPPKSANLAPIWDRFLVRLELGKIRQYENFVKMVVDTKDVYQDDIPTETKLTEAELDEWSQQIDAVEVPAEVLNTLQLLLFKIEQYNQQPNNAPNQIRIYDRRWKKIVRLLRTSAFLHQRQRTNLMDCFLMEHCLWNGPEQREVIREMIVEAVRKHGYSVAVNLQSLKREVAEFEKDVHEETRIKHVVEENQLLPVAESYYQLEKDLSQFRGVLVSIDQFRSLDNQEMRSVNFYDEEKNLVNRIRGRKGPKENTIEVNFNGTDRVFPLKTALIERTEVIRKKPHRVLEKFWDQRHEQLTSYISQQRQAIKENGPEELTEIGKHLFVEEAYAEVVGANLREVEEALAGLALRLEKLHFEYADR, encoded by the coding sequence ATGATCGAAACCCCTCCTCAGGAAACGGCCACTAACCAAGGCGTACGCGCCCGCACCGAGCAACTCCTCACCAGCCTCACCGCCGGGCTTTACGAACGGGATAAAGCGATGGGCCTCGCCCTTCTAACCGCCGTTGCGGGTGAATCCATCTTCTTGCTAGGCCCTCCGGGGGTAGGGAAATCCCTCATCGCACGGCGGCTGAAGTACGCCTTTCGGGATGGGGTGAGTTTTGAGTACCTCATGTCGAAGTTCTCTACGCCGGACGAAGTCTTCGGACCCATTTCTATTAAGAAGCTGAAGGACGAGGATAAGTACGAACGCCTTACCGATCGCTACCTCCCGGGCGCCAACATTGTTTTTCTCGACGAGATTTGGAAGGCCGGCCCCGCCATCCAGAACGCGCTGCTGACCATCCTCAACGAAAAGATCTACCGCAACGGGGAGGAGGACGTCAAGGTGGGGATCCGCGGCATCATCACGGCATCCAATGAGCTGCCCCCGAAGAGTGCCAACCTGGCGCCGATCTGGGACCGCTTCCTTGTCCGCCTCGAATTGGGGAAGATCCGCCAGTACGAGAACTTCGTCAAGATGGTGGTGGATACCAAAGATGTCTACCAGGACGACATCCCCACCGAAACCAAACTAACGGAGGCGGAGCTGGACGAATGGTCTCAGCAAATCGATGCGGTAGAGGTCCCGGCTGAAGTCCTCAACACTCTGCAGCTGTTACTCTTCAAGATTGAGCAGTACAACCAACAACCCAATAATGCGCCCAATCAGATCCGGATCTACGACCGGCGCTGGAAGAAGATCGTCCGGTTATTGCGTACGTCCGCATTTTTGCACCAGCGGCAGCGCACGAATCTGATGGACTGCTTTCTGATGGAACACTGCCTGTGGAACGGACCGGAACAACGTGAAGTGATCCGGGAGATGATCGTCGAGGCTGTCCGTAAACACGGCTACTCAGTCGCCGTCAACCTGCAGAGTCTGAAGCGGGAAGTGGCGGAATTTGAAAAGGACGTCCACGAAGAAACCCGCATCAAACACGTGGTGGAAGAGAACCAGCTGCTGCCCGTCGCCGAAAGTTACTACCAGTTGGAAAAGGACCTCAGCCAATTCCGCGGCGTCCTCGTCAGCATCGACCAGTTCCGCAGCCTGGACAACCAGGAGATGCGCAGCGTCAACTTCTACGATGAGGAGAAGAATTTGGTAAACCGGATCCGCGGCCGGAAGGGGCCGAAGGAGAATACCATCGAAGTTAATTTTAACGGAACCGATCGTGTATTCCCCCTGAAGACAGCCCTGATTGAACGGACCGAAGTCATCCGGAAGAAACCCCATCGCGTCCTCGAAAAATTTTGGGACCAACGACACGAACAACTCACCAGCTACATCAGCCAGCAGCGGCAGGCCATCAAAGAAAATGGCCCCGAAGAATTAACGGAGATCGGCAAGCACCTCTTTGTGGAGGAGGCTTACGCCGAGGTCGTTGGCGCTAATCTGCGGGAGGTGGAAGAGGCCCTAGCGGGGCTGGCCTTGCGGTTGGAGAAGCTGCATTTTGAGTATGCGGATCGGTAA
- a CDS encoding T9SS type A sorting domain-containing protein: MATKTLLANREIHRFMLIAALIYSASNGLFAQDCANDGTPPSFSCQRAVVDLDVNGEGDILSTDVSDDVMDDCTPITSELSQNLFACEDLSFILYSNNMDEDISEWSSRGGNFVNAESSGDWGGIFDEYWSFQADSVDRALTMYKSSGGDQVYWDFNLQNTSGQTITSFTITYDLEVPWVRTTGSLRTAQVVWQERIAGGNPVSILGSTSPILNNQSTSVIATSWLTDAQMDAANLSARRLRFLVTNLSLAPGDVFPLRVTSINNNPRRNMNHGIDNLVITTNLGTTTILTVADGNNNSDDCSVDVDVFDVTAPQLTGPCPENQTITEGEALDYLAPTYVDNCTDVTVVRLSNPDFSPGSMPGVTGTPFQLVYVATDAVGNTNTDCKFSVTVNENPALPVALANFSGKVDSKGVTLFWETSTESDNEYFTLLRSGDGQTFAPLATVPAGNYPGAAQAYTYLDEEPGTGTVFYQLTQTDLDGQQRQIGTIVQVQINCCHGRLIEAVYPNPVQQILNIRVPQGNSQSTRPELRLLDASGQQKNTSISVEYKEDHFTIDLGALPVGLYFLEIRTGGLREVERIVKQ; the protein is encoded by the coding sequence ATGGCAACTAAGACATTACTCGCAAACCGCGAAATTCACCGTTTCATGTTGATCGCAGCGCTAATCTATTCGGCGTCGAACGGCTTATTCGCTCAAGACTGTGCCAATGATGGCACCCCGCCAAGCTTCAGTTGCCAAAGAGCAGTGGTTGATCTTGACGTCAACGGCGAGGGTGATATTTTGAGCACAGACGTCTCTGATGACGTAATGGATGACTGTACGCCCATCACCAGTGAGCTAAGCCAAAACCTCTTTGCCTGCGAGGACTTGTCCTTCATTCTGTACAGTAATAACATGGACGAGGACATCTCCGAATGGTCCTCACGTGGAGGTAACTTTGTCAATGCAGAAAGTTCCGGGGACTGGGGAGGCATTTTTGACGAATACTGGTCCTTCCAAGCCGACAGTGTAGACCGCGCGTTGACGATGTACAAATCCAGTGGTGGTGATCAAGTATACTGGGACTTTAACCTGCAAAACACTAGTGGGCAGACCATTACTTCCTTTACGATCACTTATGATTTGGAGGTTCCCTGGGTACGAACTACCGGATCCTTACGCACTGCGCAAGTGGTTTGGCAAGAGCGCATTGCGGGTGGAAATCCAGTAAGCATTCTGGGTAGTACGTCCCCAATACTTAATAACCAATCTACCTCGGTCATTGCAACCAGTTGGTTGACCGATGCACAAATGGATGCAGCTAATCTGAGCGCCCGGAGACTGCGGTTCCTTGTCACTAATCTATCTCTTGCGCCCGGAGACGTTTTTCCCCTGCGGGTAACTTCGATCAATAATAATCCTCGGCGGAACATGAACCACGGTATTGATAACCTGGTCATAACCACCAATCTTGGGACCACCACAATTCTAACTGTTGCGGATGGTAACAACAATAGCGACGACTGTTCAGTGGACGTGGATGTCTTCGATGTTACGGCCCCGCAATTGACTGGCCCCTGCCCCGAGAATCAGACAATAACCGAAGGGGAGGCTTTGGATTACTTAGCCCCTACCTACGTGGATAATTGTACCGACGTGACGGTGGTCCGCCTTTCCAACCCGGATTTTAGTCCTGGTAGTATGCCGGGAGTAACAGGTACACCCTTCCAGCTCGTCTACGTTGCTACTGATGCTGTCGGCAATACTAATACTGATTGCAAGTTTTCCGTCACGGTTAACGAGAATCCTGCATTACCCGTCGCTTTGGCTAATTTTTCCGGTAAAGTCGATAGTAAGGGTGTCACCCTTTTCTGGGAAACGTCCACCGAAAGTGATAATGAGTACTTCACGTTGCTACGCTCGGGTGATGGGCAGACGTTCGCACCGTTAGCTACCGTCCCGGCGGGAAATTACCCGGGGGCGGCACAGGCCTATACTTACCTCGATGAAGAACCTGGCACCGGAACCGTTTTCTACCAGCTGACCCAGACCGATCTCGACGGGCAGCAACGGCAGATCGGCACCATAGTGCAAGTCCAGATAAATTGTTGCCACGGTCGATTGATTGAAGCGGTGTACCCCAACCCGGTGCAGCAAATCCTAAACATTCGGGTTCCTCAGGGTAATTCGCAGTCTACTCGCCCCGAGCTACGGCTACTCGACGCTAGTGGCCAGCAAAAAAACACCAGTATTAGCGTTGAATATAAAGAAGATCATTTCACAATTGACTTAGGTGCATTGCCCGTGGGCCTCTACTTCCTTGAAATTCGCACCGGAGGCCTGCGGGAAGTCGAAAGGATCGTCAAACAGTAA
- a CDS encoding Uma2 family endonuclease, whose translation MGRPPIAKQHLSIDEWLALEKSTGERYEYHLGEVFAMAGGTRAHSLISGNAFYALEENTRAKGLPCETHASDLKIEVSSKGHYVYPDMLVVCEEVKESDSVAGAITNPQLVIEVTSENSDSYDRGVKFRYYSRLPSVLEYLILDQTQMVATLYRRREKDALFVREDFEGLEATLELRSVELEVQLAVFYRQVEFAVQTEE comes from the coding sequence ATGGGACGACCACCAATAGCCAAGCAACACCTAAGTATCGACGAGTGGTTAGCCCTGGAAAAATCCACCGGCGAACGCTACGAATATCATCTCGGGGAAGTATTTGCGATGGCGGGTGGGACGCGTGCACACAGTCTCATCAGTGGGAATGCTTTTTACGCACTGGAGGAAAACACTCGCGCTAAAGGCCTGCCGTGTGAAACGCATGCGTCTGATTTGAAGATTGAGGTGAGTTCTAAAGGCCACTACGTGTATCCTGACATGTTAGTCGTTTGTGAGGAGGTAAAGGAATCAGACAGCGTTGCCGGCGCCATCACCAACCCCCAGTTGGTCATCGAAGTGACCTCCGAAAACTCGGACAGCTACGATCGTGGCGTCAAGTTTCGCTACTACAGCCGCCTGCCTTCCGTGCTGGAATATCTGATCCTCGATCAAACACAAATGGTCGCAACGCTTTACCGGCGGCGCGAGAAAGACGCGCTTTTCGTCCGTGAGGATTTTGAGGGCCTCGAGGCTACACTGGAGTTGCGCAGCGTGGAATTGGAGGTACAACTTGCTGTCTTTTATCGGCAGGTGGAGTTTGCGGTGCAAACAGAAGAATAA
- a CDS encoding cell wall metabolism sensor histidine kinase WalK: MARFPFTDRNADSRLKNSTPRQIATRAALAITAANGGVVLLLAGFMGANFVWWVLPLDLLGSFICSYLIVLSYLDRYIYRKIKLIYKTIHNQKVGAEAKRDLNVLDQPIIDDVEKEVQEWAAVKEREMNQYEDFAKYRRRYIGDISHELKTPIFNIQGYLHTILDDESVMDNQKFVRKFLRKAARNVERLQTIVEDLSAISRLESGELILDMEVFNIRDLAAEVLEELDLKSKDVGVQLGFKEGADAGFMVRADRESIRQVIINLVNNSLKYGNEQGHTKIGFYDMETYILCEVADNGIGIPEKHVPHVFDRFYRVDKSRSRQKGGSGLGLSIVKHIIEAHHQTINVRSSVGLGSTFGITLAKAE; this comes from the coding sequence ATGGCACGTTTCCCCTTCACCGATCGTAATGCTGATAGCAGATTGAAAAACAGTACACCCCGGCAAATTGCTACCCGTGCGGCCCTGGCCATTACCGCCGCCAATGGTGGGGTCGTCTTACTGCTGGCGGGGTTCATGGGCGCCAACTTCGTTTGGTGGGTGCTGCCACTGGATTTACTGGGCAGCTTTATCTGCTCTTACCTAATCGTCCTGAGTTACCTCGACCGGTACATCTACCGCAAGATCAAACTCATTTACAAGACCATCCACAACCAAAAAGTAGGGGCCGAAGCTAAGCGGGACCTGAACGTGCTGGACCAACCCATCATTGACGACGTCGAGAAAGAGGTCCAGGAATGGGCCGCCGTCAAAGAGCGGGAGATGAACCAGTACGAAGATTTCGCCAAGTACCGCCGCCGCTACATTGGGGACATCAGCCACGAGCTCAAAACGCCGATTTTCAACATTCAGGGCTACCTCCATACCATCCTGGATGACGAATCGGTGATGGACAACCAAAAATTCGTTCGCAAATTCCTCCGCAAGGCGGCGCGCAACGTGGAGCGGCTGCAAACGATCGTCGAAGACCTCAGCGCCATTTCCCGATTGGAGAGTGGGGAGTTGATCCTCGATATGGAGGTCTTCAACATCCGCGATTTAGCCGCCGAAGTACTGGAGGAGTTGGACCTCAAGAGTAAGGACGTGGGCGTACAGTTAGGATTCAAAGAGGGCGCTGACGCAGGATTCATGGTAAGGGCCGATCGCGAGAGTATCCGCCAGGTAATTATCAATCTCGTCAATAATTCGCTCAAGTACGGCAACGAACAGGGCCACACGAAGATTGGCTTTTACGACATGGAGACCTACATCCTCTGTGAAGTAGCGGACAACGGAATCGGTATCCCCGAAAAGCACGTCCCCCACGTGTTCGACCGTTTCTACCGGGTGGATAAGAGCCGTAGCCGGCAGAAGGGTGGGTCCGGCCTGGGCCTGAGTATTGTCAAGCACATTATTGAGGCGCACCACCAGACGATCAACGTTAGGAGCTCGGTGGGGCTGGGGAGTACGTTTGGGATTACGTTGGCTAAGGCAGAGTGA
- a CDS encoding response regulator transcription factor has product MSSTPTSGKILLVDDEPDILEILEYNLTREGYEVFTASNGEEGLKRAEAVEPDLIVLDIMMPIMDGVEVCRQLRAKPKFKNTIITFLTAREEDYSQIAALDNGGDDYITKPIRPRVLLSRIKALLRRNERSESQEEVTSISIGDLVIDLEQVVVRRGKETIELAKKEFDLLTLLASKPGKVFSRDEIFNRVWGTDVIVGNRTIDVHIRKLREKLGEHYIKTIKGIGYKFVF; this is encoded by the coding sequence TCCGGTAAGATCCTTTTAGTGGACGACGAGCCCGACATCCTCGAAATCCTGGAGTACAATCTTACCCGCGAGGGCTACGAAGTCTTTACCGCCTCCAACGGAGAAGAAGGGCTCAAAAGAGCCGAAGCCGTGGAGCCGGACCTCATCGTGCTGGACATCATGATGCCGATCATGGATGGGGTAGAGGTCTGCCGCCAGCTCCGGGCGAAACCTAAGTTCAAGAACACCATCATTACTTTTCTAACGGCCCGGGAGGAGGATTATTCCCAAATCGCTGCCCTCGATAATGGGGGGGATGACTACATCACCAAACCCATCCGCCCCCGCGTACTCTTGAGTCGCATCAAGGCATTACTCCGCCGCAACGAACGTTCCGAGAGTCAGGAAGAGGTGACCAGTATCAGTATCGGCGATTTGGTGATCGACCTCGAGCAAGTCGTTGTCCGTCGGGGCAAGGAAACCATTGAGCTGGCCAAAAAGGAATTTGACCTACTCACGCTGTTGGCGTCAAAGCCGGGAAAGGTCTTTAGCCGCGATGAGATCTTCAACCGCGTTTGGGGCACGGACGTCATCGTGGGTAACCGAACCATCGACGTGCACATCCGTAAACTGCGGGAAAAGTTAGGGGAGCACTACATTAAGACCATCAAGGGCATTGGCTACAAATTTGTCTTTTAA
- a CDS encoding DUF1801 domain-containing protein: MLDQDQVLDEFYQRLPENQQVIALVLRELIHETLPEVKEKISWGSPFFNGKRNICYLWVPSKKNPNNAGELGICFNYAPDIEHGGYLDMADRTRYGCHYFNSAEEIDVEALRDILLKAWAR, encoded by the coding sequence ATGTTAGACCAAGACCAAGTACTCGACGAATTCTACCAGCGCCTGCCCGAAAACCAGCAGGTGATTGCGCTCGTCCTGCGGGAACTCATCCACGAAACACTGCCGGAGGTGAAGGAGAAAATCTCCTGGGGTTCTCCCTTCTTCAACGGTAAACGCAACATCTGCTACCTCTGGGTGCCGAGTAAGAAGAACCCCAATAACGCGGGTGAGCTTGGGATTTGTTTTAACTACGCCCCCGACATTGAGCACGGCGGCTACCTGGACATGGCGGACCGCACTCGGTACGGCTGCCATTACTTTAATTCGGCGGAGGAGATTGACGTGGAGGCTTTGCGGGATATTTTACTGAAGGCTTGGGCGCGGTAG
- a CDS encoding uroporphyrinogen-III synthase: MRHLFISRNLAPESPLRAFAKAQGWALTDRSLLTFSPLPYDPPKDADIWFFYSPRAVEFGVGGLRDVTSNPAVAALGKGTATALTEHGITVNFTGTGSPAAVTNQFIHHFESGRVFFPRARQSRLSVQTALPPEFQVMDAVCYDNVPVAEVPQVIADIYVFTSPLNARTYLQTHTLPEKATVVAIGPSTGGELAALRINHHIAASPSEEGIIKLLETLKG; the protein is encoded by the coding sequence ATGCGACATCTGTTCATCTCCCGAAATCTTGCACCGGAAAGTCCACTGCGGGCATTTGCCAAAGCACAAGGATGGGCACTTACCGATCGATCGCTCCTCACCTTCTCTCCCCTACCCTACGATCCGCCGAAGGATGCAGATATCTGGTTTTTCTACAGCCCCCGTGCCGTGGAGTTTGGAGTGGGAGGGTTGCGGGATGTAACCTCTAATCCAGCCGTTGCCGCTCTGGGGAAGGGTACGGCGACGGCTCTGACGGAACACGGAATTACAGTGAATTTTACCGGCACGGGCAGCCCGGCCGCGGTCACGAATCAGTTTATTCACCACTTTGAATCTGGACGAGTTTTCTTCCCCCGAGCTCGGCAATCGCGGCTGAGCGTACAGACTGCGTTACCGCCAGAATTTCAAGTGATGGATGCCGTTTGCTACGACAACGTCCCCGTCGCGGAAGTACCCCAAGTCATTGCCGACATTTACGTCTTTACCAGCCCGCTGAATGCGCGTACCTACTTACAAACGCACACTTTACCGGAGAAGGCTACGGTAGTAGCCATCGGGCCAAGCACCGGCGGCGAACTCGCTGCACTACGTATAAATCATCACATTGCGGCGAGTCCTTCGGAGGAAGGAATCATAAAGTTATTGGAAACGCTGAAGGGCTAA
- the rpsU gene encoding 30S ribosomal protein S21 — protein sequence MLIINVREGENIDRALKRYKRKSINTRVIRELRNRREFTKPSVLRRKEKLKAAYRLDKYGER from the coding sequence ATGCTAATCATCAACGTCCGAGAAGGAGAAAACATCGACCGCGCACTTAAGCGGTACAAGCGCAAATCCATCAACACCCGCGTCATCCGCGAACTGCGTAACCGCCGGGAATTCACCAAGCCAAGCGTCCTACGCCGCAAGGAGAAGCTCAAAGCAGCTTACCGTTTGGATAAGTACGGTGAGCGCTAG
- a CDS encoding VWA domain-containing protein, translating to MLGWRFRNYLPGEGDETDFEKLLKLFQELLTHTSGNVQEALQWLTQLDRQYELTNDDYSLGDFIQELIDKNFIKPGDGPGAPPFVPTAKMEGEIRQKALKDIFGDIKKSKRGNHSTRFSGRGDERTSERRPFEFGDALDKLAVSESLRNAQINHGIGEFQLTQNDLEVYETHYQAQMSTVLMIDISHSMILYGEDRITPAKKVAMALSEYITTRFPKDTLDIIVFGNDAWEIEVKDLPYLQVGPYHTNTVAGLELAMDILRRRRNPNKQIFMITDGKPTCIKRGKRYIKNSAGLDRTIVNRTLNLAGRLRKLSIPVTTFMIAKDPWLVRFVEKFTETNGGKAYFSGLQGLGDFIFRDYKDNKKKR from the coding sequence ATGCTAGGCTGGCGCTTTAGAAACTATTTACCGGGGGAGGGCGACGAAACGGATTTCGAAAAACTCCTCAAACTCTTCCAGGAATTGCTGACGCATACCTCCGGCAATGTCCAGGAAGCACTGCAGTGGTTAACCCAGCTCGACCGGCAGTACGAACTGACGAACGACGATTACTCCCTCGGCGATTTCATTCAGGAGCTCATCGATAAGAACTTCATCAAGCCGGGTGACGGGCCGGGAGCTCCGCCGTTCGTGCCTACTGCCAAGATGGAAGGAGAGATTCGCCAAAAGGCACTGAAGGATATTTTTGGGGATATCAAGAAGTCGAAGCGTGGCAACCACTCCACCCGTTTCTCCGGCCGGGGTGACGAGCGGACGAGCGAGCGACGGCCCTTCGAATTCGGTGACGCATTGGACAAGCTGGCCGTATCCGAATCCCTCCGCAACGCCCAGATCAACCACGGTATTGGCGAGTTTCAACTGACTCAAAACGACTTGGAGGTCTACGAAACCCACTACCAAGCACAGATGTCGACGGTACTTATGATCGACATCAGCCACTCGATGATCCTCTACGGTGAGGACCGCATCACGCCGGCCAAGAAGGTCGCCATGGCGCTTTCCGAATACATCACCACCCGCTTCCCCAAGGATACGCTGGACATCATCGTTTTCGGTAACGACGCCTGGGAGATTGAGGTGAAGGACCTACCGTACCTCCAGGTTGGCCCCTACCATACCAATACCGTAGCCGGGCTAGAATTGGCCATGGACATCCTACGCCGCCGTCGCAATCCCAACAAGCAGATCTTCATGATCACGGACGGGAAACCCACCTGCATCAAACGGGGGAAACGCTACATTAAAAATTCTGCCGGCCTCGACCGCACCATCGTCAACCGAACCCTGAACCTAGCTGGCAGATTGCGCAAGCTCTCCATCCCGGTTACCACGTTCATGATCGCCAAGGACCCGTGGCTCGTCCGCTTCGTCGAGAAATTTACCGAGACAAACGGTGGCAAAGCCTATTTCTCCGGCTTGCAAGGCCTCGGCGATTTTATCTTCCGTGACTATAAGGACAACAAAAAGAAGCGCTGA